The Sediminicola sp. YIK13 genomic sequence GTAGAATCGATCATTATAACTTTATCGGGCTTCTGAAAATTAAATAATGCCATAATTGGATCAGTCTTGTTTTATTTAGAGTATAACTCCACGATTAATTGTTCCTTGATGTTTTCTGGAATCTGCAATCTTTCAGGAATAGCAACATAAGTTCCTTCCTTCTTTTCAGTATTCCATGTAATCCATTCGTAGACATTGCTACTTGCAGAAAGAGAATCCTGAATGGATTGTAAAGATTTAGATTTTTCCCTTACACCAACAACATCTCCTGCTTTCAATGAATAAGAAGGTATGTTTACCAACTCACCATTAACAGTAATATGTCTGTGGGATACTAATTGTCTTGCAGCTCTTCTTGAATTGGCAATGCCCATTCTGTATACTACGTTGTCCAATCTAGACTCACAAAGCTGAAGTAAAACCTCACCGGTTACTCCTTTGCTACTATTTGCTTTTGCAAATATGTTTCTAAACTGACGCTCCAAAATACCATAGGTGTATTTTGCCTTTTGCTTCTCCATTAACTGGATTGCATATTCGGATTTCTTACCACGACGTCTTGTGTTACCGTGTTGTCCTGGAGGATAATTTCTTTTTTCAAAAGATTTGTCATCTCCGAAAATCGCTTCACCGAATTTACGGGCGATTTTTGTTTTTGGTCCTGTATATCTTGCCATCTTCTTTAAATTGGGAAATGTGATTATGAATTAAGG encodes the following:
- the rpsD gene encoding 30S ribosomal protein S4; translated protein: MARYTGPKTKIARKFGEAIFGDDKSFEKRNYPPGQHGNTRRRGKKSEYAIQLMEKQKAKYTYGILERQFRNIFAKANSSKGVTGEVLLQLCESRLDNVVYRMGIANSRRAARQLVSHRHITVNGELVNIPSYSLKAGDVVGVREKSKSLQSIQDSLSASSNVYEWITWNTEKKEGTYVAIPERLQIPENIKEQLIVELYSK